A part of Lactobacillus sp. ESL0700 genomic DNA contains:
- the ligA gene encoding NAD-dependent DNA ligase LigA translates to MADLTLDEAKKEVTELRAVLNKWAQAYYSKDAPEVEDNVYDQKYQRLVELEQQFPQLMTPDSITQKVGGQIDSEFTKVDHEIPMLSMGDVFSKKELQEFDDRVQKLVGHPVAYNVELKIDGLSIDLEYTAGKLVRASTRGNGRVGEDVTANARYIADIPQVLPEKITTEVRGECYMGKEAFAKLNAERDEKGEAAFANPRNAAAGSLRQLNAKVTKERHLSTFIYTWVNPPEEITSQHQAISEMARLGFHTNETGRKLAKMADVFAFIDEYTAKRDTLSYGIDGIVLKVDDLSLQQTMGNTVKVPRWEIAYKFPPEEQETVVHEIKWTVGRTGVVTPTAIMDPVQLAGTTVSHAVLHNADLLKEKDVRIGDTVLLHKAGDIIPEISQVVLAKRPKDSQPYPIPTTCPSCKQKLIHLEGEVALRCVNPSCPAQIEEGITHFASRPAMNIDGLGPKIVRQLITNDLVHNVADLYRLDAEDLAKLDHFKEKSINNLLTAIANSKQNSVELLLTGLGIDHVGAKAARLIAQKFKNMTKIMAASVQDVAAIATIGMTIAESLTTYFAQPEVDQLINELASRGVNMNYLGATEEETAEIPDNYFKGKKVVLTGSLAHFTRSEFTKKLQSLGAKVTGSVSSKTDYVIYGKDAGSKFAKAQQLGVPVLTEEEAIAQIK, encoded by the coding sequence ATGGCAGATTTAACTCTTGATGAGGCCAAAAAAGAGGTCACTGAACTTAGAGCAGTGCTTAATAAATGGGCACAGGCCTATTATTCTAAAGATGCACCTGAAGTTGAAGATAATGTTTATGACCAGAAGTATCAGCGCTTAGTTGAACTTGAGCAGCAGTTTCCGCAATTAATGACGCCGGATTCGATTACGCAAAAAGTGGGTGGTCAGATTGATTCTGAGTTCACCAAAGTGGATCATGAAATTCCAATGTTGTCGATGGGGGATGTTTTCTCCAAAAAGGAACTGCAGGAGTTCGATGACCGTGTGCAAAAGCTAGTGGGTCATCCAGTTGCCTACAATGTTGAATTGAAAATCGATGGTTTATCGATTGATCTTGAATATACGGCTGGCAAGTTGGTGCGGGCTTCAACACGGGGCAATGGCCGCGTTGGTGAAGACGTGACGGCTAATGCCCGCTATATCGCTGATATTCCGCAGGTTTTGCCAGAAAAAATCACGACGGAAGTGCGTGGTGAGTGTTACATGGGCAAGGAAGCCTTCGCTAAGTTAAATGCCGAGCGCGATGAAAAAGGCGAGGCTGCCTTTGCTAATCCGCGGAATGCAGCGGCAGGGTCTTTGCGGCAGTTAAATGCCAAGGTAACTAAAGAGCGGCATTTGAGTACCTTTATTTACACTTGGGTAAATCCACCCGAGGAAATAACTAGTCAGCACCAAGCGATTAGTGAAATGGCCCGGCTGGGTTTTCATACTAATGAAACTGGCCGCAAGTTAGCCAAGATGGCCGATGTTTTTGCCTTTATTGACGAATATACGGCTAAGCGCGACACGCTGTCGTATGGTATTGATGGGATTGTCCTGAAGGTCGATGACTTAAGTCTGCAGCAAACGATGGGCAACACGGTCAAGGTTCCACGCTGGGAAATTGCTTATAAATTCCCACCGGAAGAGCAGGAAACCGTGGTTCACGAGATTAAATGGACTGTGGGTCGCACCGGTGTTGTAACACCAACGGCAATCATGGATCCTGTGCAGCTAGCCGGAACGACTGTTTCACACGCGGTTTTGCATAACGCTGATTTATTGAAGGAAAAAGATGTGCGGATTGGCGATACAGTTTTATTGCACAAGGCCGGTGATATTATTCCGGAGATTTCGCAGGTTGTTCTTGCTAAACGGCCGAAGGATTCGCAGCCGTACCCAATTCCAACAACCTGTCCCTCTTGTAAGCAAAAGCTGATTCATCTTGAGGGGGAAGTTGCACTGCGCTGCGTTAATCCGTCGTGTCCAGCTCAAATTGAAGAAGGAATTACTCACTTTGCATCGCGACCAGCGATGAATATTGATGGCTTGGGTCCTAAAATTGTCCGGCAGTTAATCACCAATGACCTAGTTCACAATGTTGCAGACCTGTATCGTTTAGATGCGGAAGATTTGGCTAAGCTAGATCACTTTAAGGAAAAGTCAATTAATAATCTGCTGACAGCGATTGCCAATTCCAAGCAAAACTCGGTTGAATTATTGCTGACGGGACTTGGCATTGACCATGTTGGTGCCAAGGCTGCTCGCTTAATTGCGCAAAAGTTTAAAAATATGACAAAGATTATGGCTGCTAGCGTGCAAGATGTTGCCGCAATCGCTACAATAGGCATGACAATTGCTGAATCTTTGACAACTTATTTTGCCCAGCCAGAAGTTGACCAATTAATTAATGAGTTGGCTAGCCGCGGCGTCAATATGAATTATCTGGGCGCAACTGAGGAAGAAACTGCCGAAATCCCCGACAATTACTTTAAAGGTAAAAAGGTTGTCTTGACGGGTTCGCTTGCTCATTTCACGCGGAGTGAATTTACGAAGAAGCTGCAATCTTTGGGAGCCAAAGTAACGGGTTCGGTTTCTAGTAAAACGGACTACGTGATTTATGGCAAAGATGCCGGCTCCAAATTTGCTAAGGCGCAACAGCTTGGGGTTCCGGTTCTCACCGAAGAAGAAGCAATTGCCCAAATCAAATAA
- a CDS encoding CamS family sex pheromone protein, whose amino-acid sequence MKKYVHVLALLGAALTLTACGNLKNSDLANNAKTSSTSKAKTYQTTDTGSNGYTVLLKNGHYLTSPISGLTATANDNSVDTRELERGLVQISKGVYSTNSNVFQEGQYISATTANEWLGRKSKSNPQGLNPAEGTKKNYNPYYLEEILEQDYLTGSGSNYHINGISIGLAMNSVDYYQKTKDGAEYQAAISRSAQKSAGQQAAAQIIARLRQRKALKNVPITIGLFSKSAKDSLVGGSYFLSGTAAANSSKITKWKSISVQTEVLPTVGNKKAINSSDASSFNSFKVSIQDYFPNISGVTATLRYENGKLNQENISITTQFYGYEQVQSFTRLVLSTAKKYLANDVPIEIKIGSVNDIQALVAKETADSSYQVHIYGGE is encoded by the coding sequence TTGAAAAAATATGTGCACGTTTTAGCGCTTCTGGGAGCAGCATTAACTTTAACTGCCTGCGGTAATTTGAAAAACTCGGATTTGGCCAATAATGCGAAGACTTCGTCTACCTCAAAGGCTAAAACGTATCAAACAACTGACACGGGAAGTAATGGTTATACAGTTTTATTGAAGAACGGTCATTATCTTACCAGCCCGATTTCTGGATTAACTGCAACCGCTAATGATAATTCGGTTGATACGCGTGAACTTGAGCGCGGATTAGTCCAAATTTCTAAAGGTGTGTATTCTACTAATTCCAATGTCTTTCAGGAAGGTCAATATATTAGTGCGACAACGGCTAATGAGTGGTTGGGACGCAAGTCCAAGTCTAATCCGCAGGGGCTTAACCCAGCAGAAGGCACTAAGAAAAATTACAATCCGTACTATTTGGAAGAAATTTTAGAGCAGGATTATTTAACGGGGTCTGGTTCTAACTACCACATTAATGGGATCAGCATTGGTCTGGCGATGAACTCGGTTGATTATTACCAAAAGACTAAAGATGGTGCTGAATATCAGGCAGCGATTTCGCGTTCTGCGCAAAAATCAGCTGGTCAACAAGCAGCAGCGCAAATTATTGCTCGCTTGCGGCAGCGCAAGGCACTCAAGAATGTGCCAATTACCATCGGCCTCTTTTCGAAGTCAGCTAAAGACTCATTAGTTGGTGGAAGTTACTTTTTGAGCGGGACAGCGGCTGCTAATAGTAGTAAAATAACTAAATGGAAATCTATTTCCGTACAAACGGAAGTGCTGCCGACTGTTGGCAATAAGAAAGCAATTAATAGTAGTGATGCCTCGAGTTTCAATAGTTTTAAGGTATCAATTCAAGATTATTTCCCGAATATCAGTGGTGTAACAGCAACCTTACGCTATGAAAATGGCAAGTTAAACCAAGAAAATATTTCAATTACCACCCAGTTTTATGGCTACGAGCAGGTGCAGAGTTTTACGCGGCTAGTTTTATCAACAGCGAAGAAATACTTGGCAAATGACGTGCCGATTGAAATTAAAATTGGTTCTGTTAATGATATTCAGGCATTGGTTGCTAAAGAAACAGCAGATAGTAGTTATCAAGTCCATATTTATGGCGGTGAATAA
- the gatC gene encoding Asp-tRNA(Asn)/Glu-tRNA(Gln) amidotransferase subunit GatC, whose protein sequence is MEITEDTIKHVAVLSRLEFNEDEIGTVTEQMSSIINMADQLSEVDTDGVAETVQVVDRDTVFREDKPEHWQNRTELMKNVPEQANGFIKVPVIINKDEDE, encoded by the coding sequence GTGGAAATCACAGAAGACACAATTAAGCACGTGGCGGTATTGTCACGACTTGAGTTTAATGAAGACGAAATCGGTACAGTTACCGAACAAATGAGTTCAATTATCAACATGGCCGACCAATTATCAGAAGTTGATACTGATGGTGTTGCCGAAACAGTGCAAGTGGTTGATCGCGACACTGTTTTCAGAGAAGATAAGCCAGAACATTGGCAAAATCGTACAGAATTAATGAAGAATGTTCCTGAACAAGCCAACGGCTTCATCAAGGTTCCTGTAATTATTAATAAGGATGAGGACGAGTAA
- the gatA gene encoding Asp-tRNA(Asn)/Glu-tRNA(Gln) amidotransferase subunit GatA codes for MNYLNEDIDSLNQKLAQGDLSAEKLAQDTVANIKKTDDKLNAWITVQDDAKPAADLDFAKNKLAGIPIAIKDNIITSGVKTTAASHILDNYIPVYDATVIERLKKAQATFVGKTNMDEFAMGSSTEHSYFGATHNPWNLDKVPGGSSGGSAVAVASGQVVAALGSDTGGSIRQPAAFNGIFGIKPTYGRVSRWGLIAFGSSLDEIGVMSKRAKSAAEVLNVIAGSDDHDSTLSTREVPDFTQFIGQDVKGMRVAVVKEYMAAVDGEMHDVIQKQIDALEDAGAIISEVSLPLTKYVVPDYYIIASSEASSNLQRYDGIRYGYRAEDTKNLLDVYVKSRSEGFGTEVKRRIMLGSFALSAGSYDRFFRQAAKVRTLICDEFDEIFANNDVIVGPTTTEPAFGIGSEISDPIKMYNNDILTISANLAGIPAASVPAGLVDGMPVGFQIMAKRFDEGSIFKTADFIERTNKFYEKTPAGMED; via the coding sequence ATGAACTACTTAAATGAAGATATTGACTCATTAAACCAAAAACTTGCACAGGGCGACTTGTCAGCTGAGAAGCTTGCTCAAGATACTGTTGCAAATATTAAGAAAACTGACGATAAACTGAATGCTTGGATTACTGTTCAAGATGATGCAAAACCTGCTGCTGATTTGGACTTTGCCAAGAATAAACTTGCTGGTATTCCAATTGCCATTAAGGATAACATCATCACGAGTGGTGTTAAGACTACAGCTGCTAGTCACATTTTGGACAACTACATTCCAGTTTATGACGCTACTGTTATTGAAAGATTAAAGAAGGCACAAGCAACCTTTGTTGGTAAGACTAACATGGACGAATTTGCGATGGGTTCTTCAACAGAGCATTCATACTTTGGTGCAACCCATAACCCATGGAACTTGGACAAGGTTCCGGGTGGTTCATCCGGTGGTTCTGCCGTTGCTGTTGCTTCTGGTCAAGTTGTTGCAGCACTTGGTTCAGATACTGGTGGTTCAATCCGTCAGCCAGCTGCCTTTAATGGTATTTTCGGCATTAAGCCAACCTATGGCCGTGTTTCACGTTGGGGCTTAATTGCCTTTGGTTCATCACTTGATGAAATCGGGGTAATGAGTAAGCGCGCTAAGAGTGCTGCTGAAGTATTGAACGTAATTGCCGGCAGCGACGATCACGACTCAACTTTATCTACTCGCGAAGTTCCTGACTTTACCCAATTTATTGGTCAAGATGTTAAGGGCATGCGGGTTGCCGTTGTTAAGGAATACATGGCTGCCGTTGATGGTGAAATGCACGACGTTATCCAAAAGCAAATCGATGCTCTTGAAGATGCTGGTGCAATTATCAGTGAAGTATCATTGCCATTAACTAAGTACGTTGTTCCTGACTATTACATCATTGCTTCAAGTGAAGCTTCATCGAACTTGCAACGGTATGATGGTATTCGTTACGGCTATCGTGCAGAAGACACTAAGAACTTGCTTGACGTTTATGTTAAGTCACGTTCAGAAGGTTTCGGTACTGAAGTTAAGCGTCGGATTATGTTGGGTTCATTTGCTTTGTCAGCTGGTTCATACGACCGCTTCTTCAGACAAGCTGCTAAGGTTAGAACCTTAATTTGTGATGAATTTGACGAAATCTTTGCTAATAATGATGTTATTGTTGGGCCAACAACTACGGAACCAGCATTTGGCATCGGCAGCGAAATTTCTGACCCAATTAAGATGTACAACAACGATATTTTGACAATTTCTGCTAACTTGGCCGGTATTCCAGCAGCTAGTGTCCCAGCTGGATTGGTTGACGGGATGCCTGTTGGTTTCCAAATTATGGCTAAGCGGTTTGACGAAGGCAGCATTTTTAAGACGGCTGACTTTATTGAACGGACAAATAAGTTTTATGAAAAGACACCAGCCGGAATGGAGGATTAA
- the gatB gene encoding Asp-tRNA(Asn)/Glu-tRNA(Gln) amidotransferase subunit GatB produces the protein MNFKSTIGFEVHFELKTKSKIFSPSPVSYGAEANTETNVIDWAMPGVLPFVNKDVYRLGIMVALATHAHILPTTHFDRKNYYYPDSPKAYQITQFFQPLARDGYVEIEVHGKKKRIGIHEMHIEEDAGKNTHGTNGFSYVDLNRQGVPLLEVVSEPEIADPDEGYAYLEKLRKIVQFTGASDVKMEEGSMRVDTNISIRPAGQKELGTKVEMKNLNSFEHVRKSLAYEEKRQAQVLLSGGRVQLSTRRFDEATGKTVLERVKEGDADYRYFPEPDLAPDHISQEWIDEIAKTLPRSAEERYNQYVNDFGLKAYDANVLLQTKESSDFFDKAVAAGADPQLAANWMNTQVNGYLNDNRVELTDIKLTPEHLAAMIKLIKDGTISSKIAKKVFAETITNGTDPKKYVEDKGMVQLSDTSVLAPMVKEVVDNNPQSVEDFKNGKDRAIGYLVGQIMKQTRGKANPKVINKLLNEELNNR, from the coding sequence ATGAATTTTAAATCAACGATTGGATTCGAAGTCCACTTCGAATTAAAGACAAAGAGTAAAATTTTCTCACCTTCTCCAGTAAGTTATGGTGCTGAAGCTAACACTGAAACTAACGTTATCGACTGGGCAATGCCAGGGGTTTTGCCATTTGTTAACAAGGACGTTTACCGTTTGGGAATCATGGTTGCGTTAGCAACACATGCACATATCTTGCCGACCACACACTTTGACCGGAAGAACTATTACTACCCAGACAGTCCTAAGGCTTACCAGATTACGCAATTCTTCCAACCATTGGCTCGCGATGGCTATGTAGAAATCGAAGTTCATGGTAAAAAGAAGCGCATCGGTATTCACGAAATGCATATCGAAGAAGATGCTGGTAAGAACACTCACGGTACCAACGGCTTTTCATACGTTGACTTGAACCGTCAAGGTGTGCCACTACTTGAAGTTGTTTCTGAACCAGAAATTGCCGATCCAGACGAAGGTTACGCTTACCTTGAAAAGCTGCGTAAGATTGTCCAGTTTACTGGTGCTTCCGACGTTAAGATGGAAGAGGGTTCAATGCGTGTTGATACCAACATTTCCATTCGCCCAGCTGGCCAAAAAGAGCTTGGTACCAAGGTCGAAATGAAGAACTTGAACTCTTTTGAACACGTTCGTAAGTCACTTGCTTATGAAGAAAAGCGTCAGGCTCAAGTTTTGCTGTCAGGTGGTCGCGTACAATTATCAACACGCCGGTTTGACGAAGCAACTGGTAAGACTGTTCTTGAGCGGGTTAAGGAAGGCGACGCTGATTATCGTTACTTCCCAGAACCAGACCTTGCGCCAGACCACATTAGTCAAGAGTGGATTGACGAGATCGCTAAGACTTTGCCACGTTCAGCTGAAGAACGCTACAACCAATATGTTAATGACTTTGGCTTGAAGGCTTATGATGCTAACGTTTTGTTACAAACTAAGGAAAGTTCTGACTTCTTTGACAAGGCAGTTGCTGCTGGTGCTGATCCACAATTAGCTGCTAACTGGATGAACACCCAGGTTAATGGTTACTTGAATGATAATCGAGTTGAATTAACCGACATTAAGTTGACACCAGAGCACCTAGCTGCAATGATTAAGCTGATTAAAGACGGAACGATTTCTTCTAAGATTGCCAAGAAGGTCTTTGCAGAAACAATCACTAATGGGACTGACCCGAAGAAGTACGTTGAAGATAAGGGCATGGTGCAATTATCAGATACCAGTGTCTTGGCACCAATGGTTAAGGAAGTTGTTGATAACAACCCACAATCAGTTGAGGACTTCAAGAACGGTAAGGATCGTGCCATCGGTTACCTTGTTGGTCAAATTATGAAGCAAACTCGTGGTAAGGCCAATCCAAAGGTGATTAACAAGCTTTTGAATGAAGAATTAAACAATCGTTAA
- a CDS encoding diacylglycerol kinase family lipid kinase, with translation MTKKARLIYNPVSGHEQMPKNVADILDVLERAGYEASAFRTTPEKKSAQQEATRAATEGFDLIVAAGGDGTINEVVNGIAFLEERPKMAIIPAGTTNDYARALHIPRDSIEEAAKVILNNKTRKMDIGKATFAGEDQYFVNIAACGSLTELTYGVPSEVKSALGYAAYLIKGAEMLPHLTENELRLTYDAGVYEGKLSMLLLGMTNSIGGFEQIMPDAELSDGLFQLIIVKPSDPVKLLRLMALALNGKHVDDPDIIYTKTRSLKIDLIGKSVGQKLPVNLDGEIGDYCPVTFKNLQQRIEFYVGE, from the coding sequence ATGACTAAAAAAGCAAGATTGATTTATAATCCTGTATCTGGTCACGAACAGATGCCTAAAAATGTCGCTGATATTTTAGACGTCTTGGAACGTGCTGGCTATGAGGCGAGCGCTTTTAGGACTACACCAGAAAAGAAAAGTGCTCAGCAAGAAGCCACGCGAGCAGCAACTGAAGGGTTCGACCTCATTGTTGCGGCCGGTGGTGACGGTACCATTAATGAGGTAGTTAACGGAATTGCCTTCTTGGAAGAACGGCCAAAGATGGCGATTATTCCAGCGGGGACAACTAACGACTATGCGCGAGCATTGCACATTCCGCGGGATAGTATTGAAGAAGCTGCTAAAGTTATTTTGAATAATAAAACGCGCAAAATGGATATTGGTAAGGCCACCTTTGCTGGTGAAGATCAATACTTTGTTAATATTGCCGCCTGTGGGTCATTAACAGAACTAACTTATGGTGTACCATCAGAGGTTAAATCGGCTTTGGGTTATGCAGCGTACCTAATTAAGGGTGCGGAAATGTTACCGCATTTAACTGAAAATGAATTGCGCCTTACTTATGATGCTGGTGTCTATGAAGGCAAATTATCAATGCTGCTATTGGGGATGACTAATTCCATCGGCGGGTTTGAACAGATTATGCCTGATGCGGAGTTGAGCGATGGTTTATTCCAATTAATTATTGTTAAGCCATCTGATCCCGTGAAGCTGCTGCGCTTAATGGCGCTGGCCTTAAATGGCAAACACGTTGATGATCCAGATATCATTTATACTAAGACACGCAGTTTGAAAATCGATTTGATTGGCAAGAGTGTCGGTCAAAAGTTGCCGGTTAATCTTGATGGTGAGATTGGCGATTACTGTCCTGTTACTTTTAAAAATCTGCAGCAACGAATTGAATTTTACGTTGGTGAATAA